The genomic interval gctaaagaaatgcaaatcaaaactacaaggtgATAgaacctcacattggtcagaatggtcatcatcaaaagatTTACAAAccataaatgctagagaggatgtggagaaaagggaaacttcctacactgttgtttagaatgtaaattagtacagccactatggagaacactatggaaggtccttaaaaagctaaaaacagagtgcctgaagatctatggacagaggtttgtgacattgtacgggaggcagtgatcaagaccatccccaagaaaaagaagtgcaaaaaggcaaaatagttgtctgaggaggccttacaaatagctgagaaaagtagggatgctaaaggcaaaggagaaaaggaaagatatacccatttgaatgcagagttccaaagaatagcaaggagagataagaaagccttcctcagtgatcaatgcaaagaaatagaggaaaacaatagaatgggaaagacaaaagatctctttaagaaaattagaggtacccagggaatatttcatgcaaagatgggcacaataaaggacagaaatggtatggacctaacagaagcagaagatattaagagctATCCTAAGACCCAGCAAAACCACTCCTAGGCAAATagctggagaaaatcataatttgaaaacacacctacatcccaatgttcattgaagcagtatttacaatagccaggacatgtaaacaacccaaatgtttatcaacagagggatggataaagaaggtatggTATACATATGTAATGGAatatcagtcattaaaaaaaaaaagaaaatgatgccatttgcagtcaCATGGATGGACCATGAGATTGTGCTGAGTGGAGtgggtcagacagagaaggaaggatgttgtgtgatttcacttatatgtagagtataaaAAGGGGGTGCAAGTGAACTGGTTTGCAGGACAGATGTAGAGTCAGGGCTGTGGAGAGCAAATGTATGGTTAATAGCATGTAaggaagagggataaattaggagattgggatgacatgtacacactactaaatGTGGAATATATAACTGACAGGGACCTCTTATGTAGCCAAGGAAATTCTACCCTGTACTCTGTCATGGCCTATATGGGAGGGGAATCTAAGaaaagagtgtgtgtatgtatttgtgtggcTGATTCACCTGCTGCACACGAGGCTAGCACAACACTGTAGATCAGCTATGCTCCAGTAATaattataagtaaataaaattgccTTCCAGTGTAAAACATCCACCTGAGAAATTAAAGCATACACCTCACAGCCTGTGGTTTGACTGAGGTTTGTCCTAGCACCCACGCAGGGCTGAGTGATTCAGACCTCCTACTGGAGCCAAGTGATCTGGAATTCTTTAGGATAAGTACCTCAGGAGTGGGGATGGTGATGGGATGGATGGAAGGCTCAGGTCTGTCAAGGACCAAAGATGAAAATGTAGTCAGCCCCTTTATTGTAGATGGTGAATTCatatttgtctgtttctctttttttttttttttctggtcatacttggtcttcgttgctgtgcacccAAGCTTGCTCTAGTCTCTGtaagtgggcttctcattgcaggggcttcttttACTGCCCAGTGcgagctcagtagctgtggcccactGGCTCAGCTGTCCAGTGGCATATgcggtcttcctggaccaaggatcaaatctgtgttaCTTGAGTTGGCAGactggttcttaaccactgggccaccaaggacaTCCTCTGCTTTTCTTGAGAAGAACCACATTTCCATGAATGGTCATAGAGCCTTCCACCAAGCCCTTgacccatggaggacctccctaaGACCCTCTTGCGCCAGTTGTCTCTGGTGTGGGCCATTCTCTAATCTGTACTTGCTCCGCCTTGAAACAGAATCAAGAATCCCAGGGCAGGAGAAACAGGTGAAGACAGCACAGGCAATCCCAGGCGAGGAAATACTTCTGTCGCAAACCAAAGGTGCCTGGAGGTGGCAGGTCCCTGGGTCATTTGTCAGGCATGAGGGGCGGGGCATTGGGATCTGGCCAACCAGGAGGCCGCTGAAGCAGGTGGGCGGGACGACGCGCCTTCTGCGCGCAGCTGTCCTTTCGTCGTCACTTACACGCTAGGGAGGAGGCATTTAGCCGACGCTTCGGGATTTATGGTAGCGCATCGTTATCTTCTTGTTGCACTCGTATATGAACTGGTCGTTGGAATCCAGGGAAGGacacagaaacatccagaacaCTTCACAGTGGGGAGTGTGCTGCCCTGGTTTGCGGGGACTCACCAGAGGTCTGGTCGGGACCGCCCTTAACTGGCCTCCTCGCGGTCAACTGGGAAGTCTCCTAACTACAGTGCTCTCCTGGCGCCGCGCGGGCCTCAGTACCCGATGGTTGGTAGCGTTTGTGTGTGGCTGGCAGTGAGAACCCCCAAGTGCATGGTTAGCTCCCTGTGGCTGGCGTCTTCGGCCTGACTTGGAGCCTCTCTGGGCAGCTCTGCACCCTCAAGCCCTATGCCTCTTCCAGAGTGTTCCTTGACCACATGGAGGGTCATCAGGGGACCATTCTGTTTACTATAATAGCGGGACAAACCTTAATGTCCCTTGTTTTTTAGTTTGAAAGATTGCTTTTTTATAGGTTGCAGTTTTATATCCATTTTCTGTTTAAAGAATCTGATTTTTAAGTTGTTATTGATGATTTATTGCAGAGGATATTTTGAAGAATACAGATGAAcagatggaagagatgtgtgGGGCAAGGTTGGGCACAGAAGAGGCACAGAACTTCCATGTCCACTCCAGGCCTGCCATAGCCCCAGCACCACCACGTGTTCACCAATGTGGAAGCCCACCAAATCTTTTGGTTTCAGAGGCTTTTgtccatttatctttttttttttttttaattgaaaaatgaacgtgaaagtcgctcggtcgtgtcagactctttacaaccccatgaactgtaacctgccaggttcctctatgtgtggaattatccaggcaggaatgctggagtggatagccattcccttctctagaggatctttctgacccaggaatggaaaccatgtctcctgcattgacaggcagattctttaccactgagctagctggaaaacacattttacacatagtagtgtgtgtatgttaatcccaacctcctaatttatcctttcccacaactccttctttctggagaaggaaatggcaacccactccagtattcttgcctggagaatcccatggacagagggggcgggcgggctacagtccatggtgttacaaagagctggacaccgaTGAGCAACAAACACACAACACACCCCTGCCCCCCCAGAAGGACCAGAACTTGCAGTTTTTACATAGTTTAAATTCCCAAGTGAGGAAAGTATCTCAGAGTCCCTTCTCCATATATTCCCCCACTTCTCTGCTCTTAACTCCAGCCATGCTCAGCTAACCAATTTTAATTACTACTTTTAGTGTTTCTTTATAAACAATCCAATGCGAAATGCCTATTTTTCTTGCACTCTTTTGTTCTTGAGATGATTACTTGGGATCCACATACTGGATGCTTCACTAGTGAAAGTTAAGCCTCACCTCTCCTTTTCCACTAGGGCGTCTTACTTGGACAGGCTGATAAGAAAGCCTGGAGGCTCCTCCTCTGTGAGCTGGTGTTTGCTGGTGAGGTTTTCCTGCGTGTAGCATTGCTGACTCCACCAAGTCTTGGTTGTCAGTTTGGAGGCCTCAGAGTTAGAAGTTTCTGAGTTGGGGAACAGGAGTTTCCTCTCTAGTTGGAGGACACTGAGTTGGGAGCAGGAATATGAGAACGGGGCTCTCCTTCCAGTGGTCCTAGGTTGATGTCTTAGCTGGAACCTGTGTTTAGAGTGAAGGTGTGACTGAGGTTGGGTTTACCCAGGCATTAGACCTGGAGGGAGGACTCGGGGCTAGGAGGATGAGTGTACCTGTGAAGGAGGTGAGCCCAAAAGATAGTCACTACTTGgttgttgtttagatgctaagtcatgactcatcttttgtgaccccatggactgtagcccaccaggctccttttgtctgtgggatttcaaGAATACTTCATAGACAGCAGTTAtttcagagagaaatgaaaagacaagagaCAGGAATAAAGGCAGTCAGTAGGTGGTGAGATTCCAGAAGACTCATCCAAAGTTTTAAGTCACTATGGGGCTGTTGGCCCTGCGTCTACTGCAACAGAGATCTTTACCCTCTTGGTAGTGGTGGACCAACACCCACAGTCTCAGTTGGTGCAGAAAAGGAGTTGGTTCAAATCCAACTTAAGTTCTGATTTCTTAAGCTCCGTAAAGCTATCTGTGTCATGGAGGAGGTCTCTAACCACGTGGGCCATGATGGGAGGCTCTCTGGAGGAAGGCCTTCAGTTGTCCATGGGCTTCTGATGCAAGGCACTGCCCTGGGTCTCACATCTATATGCTGGTAGAGCTGTAATTATCTCCGTGGGTTTAtggaaccaaacttgggtccactTGCTGTTGGGTAGCAGAGCCAGGCTAGTGACACCGggatgtggtgaaggaaagtgtagTGCTTATTGCAGGGCATCGAGCCAGGCATCCAGATAGCTAGAACTTAATAGGCCTGAGCTCTCTGGAAGATTCTGagaaaggtttttaaagacaggGTGAGGGAGGAGGTTGTGGGATGTGAGGTCAGctcgtggacattcttctgattgtttGGTTGGTGAGGTAATCTGGAGTTAACATCATCAGACTTCTAGTTCCAAACAGTCTGGGGTCTGCCTGATTGTGGGCAGCATAGAGTtaacttcttaaaatatttttaaaatttttcttttcttttgtttttttcgcTATGCTAGGTCTTTGtcactgcacaggcttttcttcagttgtggtgagtggggttttattgcggtggcttctcttgctctgGAGCAGGCGCTCTAGGGTGCAGGGCCCAtgaatgtgggctcagtagttgcagtttccagcctctagagcacagatcagtagttctggcacatgggcttagttgctcagaggcatgtgcgatcttcctggatcagggattgaactggtgtctcctgcattggcaggtggattctttaccacttagccaacCAGGTAGCCCCTAGAGTTAACTTCTTGCATTATTTATTATTCCATAGAATGTATTCCATATATtactttgtcttgcttgactgtttttctttctttttgcattttctcttgtctctgattaaatttactcTACTATGAAGAAGGCTTGGGAGGCTGTTTTTTCTGCAGACAAGAGGCAGCTGTCTTGTTTCCAGAAGGACCAATAGTATCTTGCTCAGTTACTCATATTCTGGGTTCTCTAGAAAATAGAGGCCTCCCATAAGCTCTGATCGTATGACCCTCCACCGAGGTGCCTGTTATAGCCCTGGTCCTGGAAACAGCAGCCCAGCTCGGCTGCTCACACTTACTTGCTGTATGATGGAGCCAAACCTTGTCTGTCTGGCTTATGCCTCCCTTGGAGAGAGGACATTTCTTTCTTTGGTCCTTTGAAAGatcctgtggtgctggaggagtcACCCTTCTCCAACACCTTGGTTCCCTGTGTAGTTGCTGGGAATCAACTGAATGCACGGCTCAGGGAAGTGCCTGGACTAAGGATGACAGCACACCCTGGTGCCTGATGGAGGTCAATGGAGACTTGCTGCCCTTTATCCCTGAATTGGGACAGCCTTGATGGAGAACCAAACCCAGTGGTCACCACATCTAACTAAACATCAGGCAGTCATCCGGGGTGAGTTGTACAGATCTTTCTTCATTTCCCCCCACTAAtatacttgtttcttttctttctttctttttttttttttttgcggctGCACCAcacaacttgcaggatcttaattccctgaccagtgattgaacctggggccagggcagtgaaagcactgagtcctaaccactggaacaccagggaactcCAGACTCAGCTTTTTAGATCACTTTTAGGTTAAGAGAAAAACTGATCAGAAATTAGAGAGTTCTCACATAACTCagaattcactttaaaaaaatcgtGTGTGACAATTGTTGAACCAATACTGATGTATTAAAGTCCATAGATTACTTTAGCATGGGTTTTTTTGTATTGTATTGCATAATGTATGTTTAACGCCTCCTGGGTTTGGCAAATACTTCTGTCCATTGTTTTTGCACATGTTGTGTacttttgggcttcccgggtagctcagcaggtaaagaatgcTCTTGCAATgcggatagactacccactccagtattcttgggcttccctgatggcttagatggtaaagaatctgcctgcaatgagggagacctgggttcaatccctgggttgggaagatcccctggaggagggcatggcaacccactctagtatttttgcctggagaatccccatggacagaggagtctggtggactacagtccatggggtcgcaaagagttgaacacgactagaCAGCACAGCAGTGTACTTTCACTTCCCTAAAAATACTTTGTGCTTCACCTATTGATTCGTCTCTTTTTTTAGCCCCCAAATCCTTCAGAACCGAAGATCATTTTACTGTCTTATGCTTTTGTCTTTGCCAGATTGTCAGATGCTTGGAACCATACACTAGATAGTCTTGTTTgattgtcttctttcacttagcaatatactTTTAAGCTTCCTCCATGTGTTTCCATGGCTTGAaacctcatttatttttggctgcgctggggcTTCTTTGCTGTGCATgtgaggttgcagagagtgggggctactttttGCTGATGATTTCTCTTGtttggagcatgggctttagggcatgggggtttcagtagttgtggggcacaggctcagttgttgtGGCATGCTGGCTTAATTGCCACAGCATCTGGGGGATCAAACtgatgtgccctgcattgcaaggtagattcttacccactggatcaccagggaagccgcttcacttctttttttatcactgagtattTCATCATATGAATATACCACTGATGATTTATTTGACTCTTGAAGCATATCTTGTTTAACTTATGTGAATCATGGGTAAACTTTGTGTACAAATTTTCTGCAAACATGGGGATAAATAGCAAACTACTCAcagagtgtgattgctggatcttACTATACATAGTAAGagtctattttcttaaaaaaacaaaaaaaacaaaaaaaacatagtAAGAGTCTATTTTCTTGATGGAAATTCCTATCTTTCATTATTGGGGTACCAAGTTCCTTTCCCCTCAGCAGTAACTCAGGATTAtatccacatcttcaccaatatTTTGTGTTCAAGTGTTTTGAATTTGAGCCATTTATGACTGTCTCCTGATGCCTCATGgctgttttattttccatttcccaTTGACATTTGATGTTGAGTATGTTTTCATATAGCCTATATCTTTTcaatatatcttctttgggaaactgtttattcaaacattttgcctatttttaattagGTTTTATTCTTCTTACTATTGAGCTTTAATAGTTCTTTGGATATGTTGGATACCATATCATTTATCACATAGGagttttgcagatttttttccctgcaCCCTGGCTTGCCTTTTTGTTCTCTTAACACCATCCTCCTCAGAGCAaggtgtttttttccttcctatgaAGTGAAAttctacatttttgttttcttttacagaACTTGCATTTTGTGTTATATTTGAAAATTCATCAAAGAACCCAAAGTCacctacattttcttctttattattttctaggAGTTTATtgcttttgcattttacatttagatctaacaaatgttttgaaattttttttgaaatgtctAAGGTCTGTGTCTACATTTGTTGTATgtctgtatgcatgtgtgtgctttaTGTAACTATGCTTTATTTCCCGTGGTATTTGTTTAaaggatttccttttcatttgaatTGCTTTTCCCTCTTGGTCCAAGTTTTGAGTGCGTTTGAGTACTTGGGTCCAAGTTCACTTGGGTCTGTAGGAAAGCAATTGATGAACCATTGATCTCAGCCTCTTATTAATTCCAGAAGCTATCTTTGTCATTGTATATGGATCCTTTCAGATATTTTACAGGGATAATCATGTTATAGATTTGGCCACAGGACTCATGAAGGTGTTCCTTCTCAAGAAGTGAAAGTTACCTCTGTTAGTAGTTTGTAATCAtcaatggatgttggattttatcaaatcctttttcattttcatttacctCTCTGTTCCTTTCTGATATTCATACTTTTTGTCTCCCCTTTCTTAGTTATCTTGACTAGATCTTTATCAGTGTTGCTAATCTTGTCAAATAACCAAGAGTTAAAATTTTCTTCTCCATCAATATCCCACAATTATGTTATATTTTCCCcctaatttttattatcttttaaattctGCATCTTGGTGTTTCCCCAGTATATTTGTTTCCTGGCATAAGATTCCCTCTAggcactgcttttgctgcatcccacatcttttgaaacatgtttttgcttcatttagttgaaaataaatttcctttttcttgagaCTTCTTTGATCTTATGTACTATTTTAAAGTTTGTTGGATCTCCACATATTGATGTGCTTTCCAGCTTTCTTGCTATTATTGACATCTAtatcttttttattgttattatttatatcTAGATAAATGTCTttgaggggcttccttggtggctcagctggtaaagaatccacctgcaatgcggaagacctgggtttgatccctgggttgggaagatcccctgggaaagggaaaggctacccacttcagtattctgggctggagaattacatggactgtatagtccatggggtcccaaagagtcagacatgactgagtgactttcactttcacatagtttatatgatttttttttccagatttgttAAGGCACGTTTTATATCCCAGAGTGTGTGTTCtgtcttggtgaatgttccagGTAAACTTGAGAATGTGTATTCTGTCCTTGTTGCATAAAGCATTCCATAAATTACAATTAAATCAAGTTGTTTTATAGTGCTTATTCAGTTCAACTCTGTCCTTCCTGATTTTCTGCCTAATGAAATTTATAGCTTTTGACAAGAGGGTGAGGATGTATGACTATAATGATGGTTTCATGTATTTGTCCTTGCATTCTTTCAGGCCTTGCTTTATTTTGCCCCTTTGTTGTTCTGGGTGTACACATCAAGGATTCATTTGCCTTCTTGGAGAATGCAGCTTACTGTCATTATGTAAAGCTGCTTTTTATCTCAGGTTTCCTGGTCTGAAATCTGCATAGTCTGAAATTGATATGCCAATGCcacctttcttttgattagttttGGCATGGTACATCTTTCTGTATCCCTTTACCTTTCATCTACCTGTGTGTTCatatttaaaatgagttttttttgTATACAacataaaattagaatttttaacaTCTGATATTAGTGtgtctttcatttgttttgagaCTATTGGTGATTGAAGTGGTGATTACAGTTGGGTTAATATCTACCATACCTTCTACTGTTTCTTGTttgttgccctggctcttttgTTCAATTTCCTTCCCCCTTTTTTCTACCTTCTCTGGCTTTAATTGGGCATTTTACCTGATTCTTCATTTTATCCTCTTTTACACTACcaattacatattaaaaaaaaaaacgttttTAGTAGTTGCCCTTGAGTTTTTGGTATACATTTAGAACTAACCAACATCCTCTGTCAAGTAGCACTTGACTTCTGCAGTGGTTCTACAGGTACCTCATACCAGACTATTCTCAATTCCCCCATCTCTTATTTCACTCCACAAGGATTTCATTAGCAATGTcatcattgtgtttttttttttacataaattagtttttacatttgttatatataatataaaaattgtcTTCttcaagacagaaatatagatcaatggaacagaatagaaagcccagagataaatccacgtacctacagacaccttatcttcgacaaaggaggcaagaacatacaatggaaaaaagacaacctctttaacaagtggtgctgggaaaactggtcaaccacttgtaaaagaatgaaactagaacactttctaacaccatacacaaaaataaactcaaaatggattaaagatctaaatgtaagaccagaaactataaaactcctagaggaaaacataggcaaaacactctccaacataaatcacagcaggatcctctatgacccacctcccagaatattggaaataaaaacaaaaataaacaaatgggacctaattaaacttaaaagcttttgcacaacaaaggaaactataagcaaggtgaaaagacagccttcagaatgggagaaaataatagcaagtgaagaaacagacagaggattaatctcaaaaatatacaagcaattcctgcagctcaattccagaaaaataaatgacccaatcaaaaaatgggccaaagatctaaacagacatttctccaaagaagacatacagatggctaacaaacacatgaaaagatgctcaacatcactcattatcagagaaatgcaaatcaaaacctcaatgagggaccattacatgccagtcagaatggctgctatccaaaagtctacaagctataaatgctggagagggtgtggagaaaagggaaccctcttacactgttggtgggaatgcaaactagtacagccactatggagaacagtgtggagattccttaaaaaactggaaatagaactgccatatgacccagcaatcccactcctgggcatacacactgaggaaaccagaactgaaagagacacgtgcaccccaacgttcattgcagcactgtttataatagccaggacatggaagcaacctagatgcccatcagcagatgaatggacaaggaagctgtggtacatatacaccatggaatattactcagccattaaaaagaattcatttgaatcagttctagtgagatggatgaaactggagcccattatacagagtgaagtaagccagaaagataaagaccaatgcagtatactaacgcacatatatgaaattttaaaaggtggtaatggtaaccctatatgcaaaacagaaaaagagacacagaaatacagaacagacttttgaactctgtgggagaaggcgagggtgggaacttctgagagaacagcattgaatcaagtatactatcaagggtgaaacagatcggtttcacccaggttggatgcatgggacaagtgctcagggctggtgcactgggaagacccagagggatgggatggagaggaaggcgggaggggggatcaggatgggtaacacatgtaaatccatggctgattcatgtcaatgtacggcaaaacccactacaatattttaaagtaattagtctccaactaataaaaataaatggaaaaaattaaaaaataaatcagttatAGAACAATCATTAAAAAATTGTCTTCTTCTAATATGCTTTcatcatttgtattctttttatgAATTTTGAACTTTTCTTTCAAAGCAGGTTGACTGAACCCATAATTCCTTGCGCTCGCCCCTCCCGTCCTCTTTCTGCCATCTTTCCGTACCGCCAGAATGGTGTGCATGAATGTCCTGGCTGATGCTCTCAAGAGTATCAACAATGCTGAAAAGAGAGGCAAACACCAGGTCCATATTTGGCCATGCTCCAAAGTCATCGTCAGGTTTCTAACAGTGATGATGAAACATGGTTACATTGGTGAATTTGAAATCATTGATGATCACAGGGCTGGGAAAATTGTTGTGAACCTCACAGGCAGGCTAAATAAGTGTGGAGTGATCAGCCCCAGATTTGATGTGCAACTCAAAGATATAGAAAAATGGCAGAATAACCTGCTCCCATCCCGTCAGTTTGGTTTCATTGTACTGACAACCTCAGCTGGCATCATGGACCATGAAGAAGCAAGACGAAAACATACAGGAGGGAAAATCCTTGGATTCTTTTTCTAGGGATGTAATACGTACAAATAAAATGCTTTAGAGGGCGGGGGGAAGAAAAGCAGGTTGACTAACATCAACTTCAGTGTAATGACAAACACCCTCAATTTTTGTCTCAGaaagttcttatttattttttaaggataatACTGCTTGATATAGAATCCTATACagttaaaaaactttatttatttttggctcccctgggtctttgttgctgcatgtgagcTTTCTCTGGTTGAGTCCCGTAGGGATTTCTgtgtagctgtggtgcatgggattctcattgaagtggcttctcttgttgcaaagcatgagcTCTAaggg from Dama dama isolate Ldn47 chromosome 9, ASM3311817v1, whole genome shotgun sequence carries:
- the LOC133061226 gene encoding small ribosomal subunit protein uS8-like, giving the protein MVCMNVLADALKSINNAEKRGKHQVHIWPCSKVIVRFLTVMMKHGYIGEFEIIDDHRAGKIVVNLTGRLNKCGVISPRFDVQLKDIEKWQNNLLPSRQFGFIVLTTSAGIMDHEEARRKHTGGKILGFFF